Proteins encoded in a region of the Planococcus shixiaomingii genome:
- a CDS encoding response regulator transcription factor, whose translation MSQFTVLVTDDDQDIRDGIEIYLKNEGYRVLKASNGLEAIEQLASNEVHVIILDIMMPKLDGISATFKIREQRNIPIIMLSAKAEDSDKIHGLSVGADDYVTKPFHPMELVARVKSQLRRYVTLGTYQGKTQRLEIDGLVLDADSKEVSLHGEPIKLTPIEFKITELLMENAGRVFSIRDIYERVWNEPAYNAENIVAVHIRKIREKIEADPKNPRYLKVVWGIGYKIEK comes from the coding sequence ATGAGTCAATTTACGGTACTTGTGACAGATGATGATCAAGACATCCGGGACGGCATAGAAATTTATTTGAAAAACGAGGGCTACCGGGTGCTGAAAGCTTCAAATGGCCTTGAAGCCATCGAACAGCTGGCATCCAACGAAGTGCATGTCATCATTCTGGATATTATGATGCCGAAATTAGACGGCATTTCCGCGACGTTCAAAATTCGGGAACAGCGCAATATCCCGATCATCATGCTCAGTGCGAAAGCGGAGGATTCAGATAAAATCCACGGCTTGTCTGTCGGGGCGGATGACTATGTAACAAAACCGTTTCATCCGATGGAACTGGTGGCACGGGTCAAATCTCAGCTGAGACGTTACGTGACTCTCGGAACCTATCAGGGGAAAACACAGCGTCTGGAAATTGATGGGCTTGTGCTGGATGCCGATTCAAAAGAAGTCAGTCTGCACGGGGAACCGATTAAACTGACTCCAATCGAGTTTAAAATCACTGAATTACTGATGGAGAATGCTGGACGCGTTTTCTCCATAAGGGACATTTACGAGCGGGTATGGAACGAACCCGCCTATAATGCCGAAAATATTGTTGCAGTACATATTCGGAAAATCCGGGAAAAAATCGAAGCAGATCCGAAAAATCCAAGATATTTAAAGGTGGTGTGGGGCATTGGCTACAAAATTGAAAAATGA
- a CDS encoding sensor histidine kinase translates to MKKWIWLAVVSMVLIGFFALMQMGSAYIGKSYTDTDEFISNYHYFETELIRTELDPPKVDEERLISSEDIEEYRSRFGTLAEQVRSIQDQYAFDIEEAKNMENKSLEQILTEERDKKIEDITSNFEDDDVVREKIKEERAEAAAQVINQMKNTAPSFKEETRYYVYELTNMKTGKTFTKGTLKENPFFEKKYTARMPLVSSDEIYYNYDVSMPESVFASNAEFEGTIQIDRELWAASDQTASMEGFTFAKTIFYILLAMAIAGVILLFTTLKYDGKWFTNLSLYRKWKDLLIEVRFLLVFLSLVIGLRATADLFSVIQYTWSDAMAQNWVRTIMYLSVALLSIGLTVLQLVWFIAYYKNERSLKAELQQSMALQSFYSVRQAFLNKSIGFQTLVLLIVIFFWGFGSALMLITPDLILIWIPATLLIGLPVLFFMMNRFGYLNVLMQGTENLVNGRLNEELPVRGRSPLAHHARQLNLLKEGVRTSMSEQAKSERLKTELITNVSHDLRTPLTSIITYTDLMKAPELSTEDRLSYVAILDRKSQRLKTLIEDLFEVSKMASGNMELQRTRLDLTQLMTQALAEHAEDIEASGLDFRINAPDKAICIHADGQKWWRVLDNLIINAIKYALPGTRVYISLNEVDGQAEFVIKNVTRYELGENTDELFERFKRGDVSRQTEGSGLGLAIAQSIVELHGGSMRIEVDGDLFKVTVAINKI, encoded by the coding sequence ATGAAGAAATGGATTTGGCTGGCGGTTGTATCGATGGTTTTGATCGGATTTTTTGCTTTGATGCAAATGGGTTCAGCGTATATAGGGAAATCTTACACAGATACGGATGAATTTATTTCGAATTATCATTACTTTGAAACCGAGTTGATCAGAACGGAATTGGATCCTCCAAAAGTGGATGAGGAGCGGCTAATATCTTCTGAGGATATTGAAGAATACCGCAGCCGTTTCGGAACGCTTGCTGAACAGGTTCGAAGCATTCAAGATCAATATGCTTTTGACATTGAAGAAGCTAAAAATATGGAGAATAAGAGCCTTGAACAAATTCTGACAGAAGAACGCGATAAAAAGATTGAAGATATTACTAGTAATTTTGAAGATGATGATGTAGTGCGTGAAAAAATAAAAGAAGAACGTGCGGAAGCGGCTGCACAAGTAATCAATCAAATGAAGAATACAGCACCATCGTTTAAGGAAGAAACGAGGTATTATGTCTACGAATTGACTAATATGAAAACAGGGAAGACGTTTACAAAAGGTACCCTTAAGGAAAACCCATTTTTCGAAAAAAAATATACCGCAAGAATGCCTTTAGTTTCATCTGATGAAATCTATTACAATTATGATGTTTCCATGCCGGAATCGGTTTTTGCTTCAAATGCCGAGTTTGAAGGAACGATACAAATAGATCGTGAATTGTGGGCAGCATCGGATCAAACAGCAAGTATGGAAGGATTCACTTTTGCTAAGACAATTTTTTATATCCTGTTAGCTATGGCGATAGCGGGAGTCATTTTGCTCTTTACAACCTTAAAGTACGACGGCAAATGGTTTACAAATCTTTCACTGTATCGAAAATGGAAAGACTTATTGATAGAGGTACGCTTTCTACTTGTTTTTCTCTCTCTGGTAATCGGACTACGCGCAACAGCTGACTTGTTTTCAGTCATCCAATATACATGGTCTGATGCCATGGCGCAAAATTGGGTTAGAACGATCATGTATTTAAGCGTTGCTTTGTTATCTATTGGTTTAACTGTTTTACAGCTTGTGTGGTTTATAGCGTATTACAAAAACGAGCGATCGCTGAAAGCGGAGCTGCAACAAAGCATGGCACTCCAAAGTTTTTATAGCGTGCGCCAAGCGTTTTTAAACAAATCAATCGGCTTCCAAACGCTTGTTTTGCTGATTGTTATCTTTTTCTGGGGCTTTGGCTCGGCTCTAATGCTCATTACTCCCGATTTAATTTTGATCTGGATTCCTGCGACGCTCTTAATCGGCCTGCCGGTTCTGTTTTTCATGATGAACCGTTTCGGTTATTTGAATGTATTAATGCAAGGAACAGAAAACCTTGTAAACGGCAGGCTGAACGAAGAACTGCCGGTCCGCGGCAGATCTCCTTTGGCGCATCATGCACGCCAGTTAAATTTGCTGAAAGAGGGGGTGCGTACATCGATGTCCGAACAAGCAAAAAGCGAACGACTGAAGACCGAATTGATCACGAATGTCAGCCATGATTTGCGGACGCCGTTGACGTCAATCATCACCTATACCGATTTGATGAAAGCGCCGGAATTATCGACAGAGGACCGATTATCGTACGTCGCAATTTTAGATCGCAAATCACAGCGCTTGAAAACACTCATTGAAGATTTGTTCGAAGTATCAAAAATGGCAAGCGGCAATATGGAATTGCAGCGGACGCGCCTGGATCTGACGCAATTAATGACGCAGGCTCTGGCGGAACACGCGGAAGACATTGAAGCGTCTGGCCTTGATTTTCGGATCAATGCACCGGATAAAGCGATCTGCATTCATGCAGACGGCCAGAAATGGTGGCGCGTATTGGATAACCTGATCATCAATGCCATCAAATATGCGCTGCCTGGGACGCGCGTTTATATCTCATTGAACGAAGTGGACGGCCAGGCGGAATTCGTCATTAAAAACGTCACCCGCTATGAACTGGGAGAGAACACAGACGAACTGTTCGAACGCTTTAAACGCGGAGATGTTTCGCGGCAGACAGAAGGGTCAGGGCTTGGCTTGGCGATTGCGCAGTCTATTGTGGAATTGCATGGCGGTTCGATGAGGATAGAAGTTGATGGTGATTTGTTTAAAGTGACGGTGGCAATCAACAAAATATAA